The following proteins come from a genomic window of Nostoc sp. TCL26-01:
- a CDS encoding ShlB/FhaC/HecB family hemolysin secretion/activation protein, with protein sequence MKNVCVGEYIYRFHIREFIASLSGIVFFCGINHQAFAQSTLPAGVTIPANTPKRVQETIPQPADSPQPIPATPENPPTQSVPTPTNPTQNQPTSSTTELFPVKKIEVLGNTIFQKQISQLVQEYEQKKEISFEDLITLRTKITKFYVDNGYITSGAFILNDRPDDIENGNVTIQIVEGRLEKIEIQGLQRLEEIYVRSRIKIATTAPLNKQRIEEALQLLQIDPIIKRVNAELIAGSSPGLNILRVELQEAPAFHAGIVIANNQSPNIGSVQGSVFAVHDNFTGFGDQLSLEYGSTEGLNIYNISYKLPINARNGTINLRYSNNNSKIITESFAYLGIRSDSETLSFGFRQPLIRKPQTEFAVGMGFDLRRSQTFLLDNIPFSFSAGAEKGESRVSLIRFYQDWVHRSATQVLAGRSQFSFGIDAFDATVNNTGTDGRFFSWLGQFQWVRQVSKRILLLTRIAAQLTPDSLLTLEKFSLGGVDTVRGYRQNQLVSDNGVLGAVELRIPLSTNPKTLQLKPFVEIGGGWNNRGDNPDPSLIASTGLGVEWQVFRSLNLRLDYGVPLIGVKDKGNSLQDNGFYFSLQYQPDIW encoded by the coding sequence GTGAAAAATGTCTGTGTGGGTGAATATATTTATCGGTTTCATATTAGAGAATTTATTGCTAGTTTAAGCGGAATTGTATTTTTTTGTGGAATTAATCATCAAGCTTTTGCTCAGTCAACATTACCAGCCGGAGTTACCATTCCTGCAAATACTCCAAAACGTGTACAAGAAACTATTCCTCAACCCGCAGACTCTCCTCAACCCATTCCAGCAACTCCCGAAAATCCTCCTACACAATCAGTCCCTACACCTACAAACCCAACCCAAAATCAACCAACTTCTTCGACAACTGAACTTTTTCCAGTCAAGAAAATTGAGGTTTTAGGCAATACTATTTTTCAAAAACAAATCAGCCAGCTTGTTCAAGAATACGAACAAAAGAAAGAAATATCCTTTGAAGATTTAATAACTTTAAGAACTAAAATTACTAAATTTTATGTTGACAACGGTTATATTACATCTGGTGCATTTATTCTCAACGATAGACCTGATGATATTGAAAATGGTAATGTGACAATTCAAATTGTCGAGGGTAGATTAGAAAAGATAGAAATTCAGGGACTCCAAAGGTTAGAAGAAATCTATGTCCGCAGTCGCATCAAAATCGCTACAACTGCACCATTAAACAAGCAACGTATAGAAGAAGCTTTACAACTATTACAAATTGATCCAATTATCAAACGAGTTAATGCTGAGTTAATTGCTGGGAGTAGCCCTGGATTAAACATCTTACGAGTTGAGTTACAAGAAGCGCCAGCTTTTCATGCAGGTATTGTAATTGCTAATAACCAATCTCCTAATATCGGTTCAGTGCAAGGTAGCGTCTTTGCGGTACATGATAATTTTACAGGTTTTGGTGATCAACTCAGTCTGGAATATGGTTCGACGGAAGGGTTAAATATTTACAACATCAGTTATAAATTACCAATAAATGCCAGAAACGGTACTATAAACCTGCGTTATAGCAACAATAACAGCAAAATTATTACAGAATCCTTTGCATATTTAGGTATTCGTAGTGACTCAGAGACATTATCTTTTGGTTTCCGTCAACCATTAATCAGAAAACCTCAAACTGAATTTGCTGTGGGGATGGGTTTTGATTTACGTCGCAGTCAAACCTTTTTACTCGATAATATTCCTTTTTCTTTTTCGGCAGGTGCAGAAAAGGGTGAATCTAGAGTGAGTTTGATCAGATTTTACCAAGATTGGGTACATCGGAGTGCCACACAAGTTTTAGCAGGGCGATCGCAGTTTAGTTTTGGCATCGACGCTTTTGATGCTACAGTCAACAACACGGGTACTGATGGACGTTTCTTTTCCTGGTTGGGACAATTCCAATGGGTACGGCAAGTATCCAAGAGAATCTTACTATTAACCCGCATCGCTGCCCAGTTAACGCCCGACTCCCTCCTCACCCTGGAAAAATTCAGCCTTGGTGGTGTCGATACTGTGCGGGGCTATCGCCAAAACCAACTAGTATCAGATAATGGTGTCTTGGGTGCAGTCGAACTACGTATTCCTCTCAGCACCAACCCCAAAACCCTGCAACTCAAGCCATTTGTAGAAATTGGCGGTGGCTGGAATAATCGTGGAGATAATCCTGATCCTAGTTTAATTGCTAGTACAGGTTTAGGTGTGGAGTGGCAAGTTTTTCGTAGTTTAAATCTGCGTTTAGATTATGGTGTTCCTTTAATTGGCGTGAAGGATAAAGGCAACTCTCTGCAAGATAATGGATTTTATTTCTCATTGCAATATCAACCAGACATCTGGTAG
- a CDS encoding filamentous hemagglutinin N-terminal domain-containing protein, whose amino-acid sequence MQKIIKTLTQLCVISWLVYIANGKVVLAQSSNIVPDDTLNSESSLVLENLFGRPIELILGGAIRGHNLFHSFREFNVSEGRSAYFISPSADIQNILARVTGTNRSEIFGVLGTLQSDFTRSNANLFLINPNGIIFGQNSSLNLRGSFVATTADAMQFNNQGLFSAATPQVPQLLTVNPSAFLFNQIQPAPIINQSRGANLYPTKATGLTTSYGKSLLFLGGDVILDGGFLTAFGGKVELGGLADKGSVGLNIDGDNLDLIFPTDVNKADIYLNKQALINTTGFSGGEIQLVGNSIKITEASIIYSATVRDQNGRDIKIQASQLDISDESGIQTLTTTGGKGGDIIIDTQNLNMSGMSGIPGIVTRTDGAGNSGDIFINTENLNMNLGFISSVTLGAQGNAGNVSIRANDSVNLNTSIINTFALGLGDSTAQGSGGNLLIEAKTLNVADVSAIASTSFLGEGNPGNITLKIADSINLSNSRVFASSFSVASGGNINIETGTLNIRDGSQIINNSVDPFSIGFLNVLQNNPIDDPVIQELFITNLPDIFDQIIAAGAPTNLGQLNSGNINIHATKSVVMSGRSPFGQIPNVISTETQGAGKAGTLTLETGELIATDNSVISTQTTSSGDGGNLIIKAGTVDLTDNAQIVALSEGTGKAGNIDLNVARNLNANNSKISTSSVVSSGGTINITAENIRLFGNSDIRTNVFSGEGGGGNIILTANSIIALDDSDILSFARDGKGGDIRFNTRAFFSSPLYSPNTIKSDIATINTLEGNQQVEVNASGAISGTITGIPDISFLQNSLTELPQNLTDPNALLANSCIARSNNQPGGTFFITGSGGLPERPSDAPLSTYSTGNFQSVSSANSSSTSSVKRPRWKIGDAIIEPQGVYRLTNGKRVLGRECAY is encoded by the coding sequence ATGCAAAAAATTATTAAAACTCTCACCCAACTATGTGTAATAAGTTGGCTAGTTTACATTGCCAATGGAAAAGTAGTTTTAGCCCAAAGTAGCAATATTGTCCCCGATGACACCCTAAACTCCGAAAGTTCGCTAGTGCTAGAAAATCTCTTTGGCAGGCCTATAGAATTAATTCTAGGAGGAGCCATTCGAGGTCATAACCTATTCCACAGCTTTCGAGAGTTTAATGTTAGTGAAGGACGAAGCGCTTATTTTATTAGTCCCAGCGCTGACATTCAAAATATTTTGGCAAGAGTGACAGGAACAAATCGTTCGGAAATTTTTGGTGTTTTGGGTACTCTGCAAAGTGACTTTACTCGTTCCAATGCCAATTTATTCTTAATTAATCCCAATGGCATTATTTTTGGTCAAAATAGTAGCTTGAATCTTCGTGGTTCATTCGTCGCTACAACTGCGGATGCAATGCAATTTAATAATCAAGGATTATTTAGTGCTGCAACTCCCCAAGTTCCTCAACTTTTGACAGTTAATCCTTCAGCTTTTTTGTTTAATCAAATCCAACCTGCACCAATTATTAACCAATCAAGAGGAGCAAATCTTTATCCAACAAAAGCAACAGGACTGACCACAAGCTACGGTAAGAGCTTATTATTCTTAGGTGGTGATGTCATTTTAGATGGAGGATTTTTAACAGCTTTTGGGGGAAAAGTTGAATTAGGAGGACTCGCAGACAAGGGTAGTGTTGGATTAAATATAGATGGTGATAATCTCGATTTAATATTCCCAACTGATGTTAACAAAGCAGATATTTATTTAAACAAGCAAGCATTGATTAATACAACTGGATTTAGTGGTGGTGAAATACAGTTAGTAGGTAATAGCATCAAAATTACAGAAGCATCCATAATTTATTCAGCAACCGTCAGAGATCAAAACGGTAGAGACATAAAAATACAAGCATCACAATTAGATATTTCTGATGAGTCTGGAATTCAAACACTTACAACAACTGGGGGAAAAGGTGGAGATATTATCATTGATACGCAAAATTTGAATATGTCTGGTATGTCTGGTATTCCTGGCATTGTTACACGTACAGACGGGGCTGGAAATAGCGGGGATATTTTTATTAATACAGAAAACTTGAATATGAATTTGGGTTTTATTAGTTCTGTAACTTTAGGCGCTCAAGGTAATGCAGGCAATGTATCAATACGCGCTAATGATTCTGTCAACTTAAATACTAGTATCATCAATACCTTCGCTTTGGGTTTAGGTGATTCAACTGCTCAAGGTTCTGGAGGAAATTTGCTAATTGAGGCTAAAACGTTAAATGTTGCAGATGTATCTGCTATAGCAAGTACCAGCTTTTTAGGAGAAGGAAATCCAGGTAATATAACGCTCAAAATTGCAGATTCTATCAATTTATCAAATAGCAGGGTATTTGCTAGTTCTTTTAGTGTTGCGTCGGGGGGTAATATTAATATTGAAACTGGTACTTTAAATATCCGCGATGGTAGTCAAATAATTAATAACAGTGTTGATCCATTCAGCATTGGATTTTTAAACGTTTTACAGAATAATCCCATTGATGATCCAGTTATTCAAGAATTATTCATCACTAACTTACCAGACATATTTGATCAGATTATTGCAGCAGGCGCTCCAACTAATCTTGGTCAATTAAACTCTGGAAACATAAATATTCATGCTACTAAATCAGTAGTCATGAGTGGTAGATCACCATTTGGACAAATCCCTAATGTCATATCTACTGAAACTCAAGGTGCAGGAAAAGCGGGAACTCTCACTTTAGAAACAGGAGAACTAATTGCTACCGATAATTCTGTCATCTCAACTCAAACTACAAGTTCAGGTGATGGAGGCAACTTAATCATCAAAGCTGGTACAGTTGACTTAACTGATAATGCTCAAATTGTTGCCCTAAGTGAAGGAACAGGAAAGGCTGGTAATATTGATTTGAATGTTGCCAGAAATTTGAATGCAAATAATAGTAAGATTTCTACTTCCTCTGTAGTATCTTCTGGTGGAACTATCAATATCACTGCCGAAAATATCCGCCTTTTTGGTAATAGCGATATTCGCACGAATGTATTTAGCGGTGAAGGTGGCGGCGGTAATATTATCCTCACCGCTAACTCAATTATTGCCCTTGATGATAGCGATATTCTCTCATTTGCGCGTGATGGTAAAGGTGGTGACATTAGATTCAATACTCGTGCATTCTTCAGTTCTCCCTTGTATAGTCCTAATACTATCAAATCTGACATTGCTACTATCAATACTCTTGAAGGTAATCAACAAGTTGAAGTCAATGCTAGCGGGGCAATTTCTGGAACCATCACCGGTATACCTGATATAAGTTTTCTCCAAAATAGTTTGACAGAACTACCACAAAACCTGACCGATCCTAACGCCTTACTTGCTAATAGTTGCATTGCTAGAAGTAATAATCAACCAGGCGGTACTTTTTTCATCACAGGTTCCGGTGGCTTACCTGAACGTCCTAGTGATGCACCATTGTCTACATATTCTACTGGAAATTTCCAGTCTGTATCCAGTGCAAATAGTTCGTCTACAAGTAGTGTTAAGCGTCCCCGATGGAAAATTGGCGATGCAATTATCGAACCACAAGGAGTGTATCGACTGACAAATGGTAAGAGAGTTTTAGGTCGAGAATGTGCTTATTAA
- a CDS encoding CHAT domain-containing protein, translating into MQSKNIKLKVRRWLGFIFLCSLMFCLWLGTLELRVSAQSPDTNQLVNRGLELYQSGDIKAAIASWEKALNIYQQNQDTAASLIVRENLARVYREVGQSTQAIAQWQQVITYYRQEGNLQQVGRSLTELAQVYSSLGQPTKAIALLCNPDKNNHCSSDSAVQIAQTHKDLLGEAAAWGSLGDANRLTGNYQLAITHLQKSLAIANKLNIPALRGSVFYSLGNAHISQALVKYRQADSATQRGDEPQKLLDEGKQADTKALEYLQASLKLASSQNDVVGEMRSHLRIIPLYYRNQETTKATNSLQQAISLLERLPQNRGSVYAAINLVHLLQPITTETTSRLSCLEPETSVKATVLLNQAATIAEKISDFRAESFALGELGHIYECRQEYAKALEITNKARLAAEQGLKAQDSLYLWEWQTGRIFKAQGKIDAAISAYERATNTLDTIRRDILTANRDIQFDFRDTIEPIYRDLVALRLSLAEPRETANKSLVSQDSKNNLSSILTTMDSLKLAELQNYFGDDCIIAPFAQTSIQAKGDPKTAFLNTIILEDKIAVILTLPGGENKSSSIAINRQDFINTINDFRRSLETYYNDIGGYDTRLAKQMYDWLIQPFTTELQKFNIKTLVFIQDGILRSVPMAALYDGEQFLIQKYAVATIPSLNLIDSNLANRRNLRMLALGLTVNATINRKIYQPLSEVQTEIDGVLATIPGKKLLDDNFTSDRLNKELEQQAYPIIHIATHGEFGTEPEDTFIITGKKDTTTGNNQTLSFNQLEQQIRKITHSNQSLELLTLTACQTAVGDERSALGLAGVAVQAGAKSTLASLWAIQDNSTAQIAISFYNKLLNNPTMSKAEALQSAQIEMITGKTTTGQLAHPAYWSPLILIGNWL; encoded by the coding sequence ATGCAAAGTAAAAACATTAAATTAAAAGTGCGTCGCTGGCTGGGATTTATATTTCTGTGCAGTTTGATGTTTTGCTTGTGGCTGGGTACATTGGAACTTAGAGTCAGCGCCCAATCTCCTGATACAAATCAACTTGTTAATAGAGGGTTGGAACTTTACCAAAGTGGAGATATAAAAGCAGCGATTGCAAGTTGGGAAAAAGCTTTAAATATCTATCAACAAAATCAAGATACGGCTGCATCTTTGATTGTGCGCGAAAATTTGGCGCGGGTTTATCGAGAAGTTGGGCAAAGCACACAAGCGATCGCACAGTGGCAGCAGGTTATCACTTACTATCGTCAAGAGGGGAATTTGCAGCAAGTGGGGCGATCGCTCACTGAACTTGCTCAGGTGTATAGTAGTTTAGGACAACCCACAAAAGCGATCGCTCTTTTATGTAATCCTGATAAAAACAATCATTGCAGTAGTGACAGCGCTGTACAAATTGCTCAGACTCACAAAGATTTACTTGGCGAAGCCGCAGCTTGGGGAAGTTTGGGTGATGCAAATAGATTGACAGGCAATTATCAATTAGCAATTACACATCTGCAAAAAAGTCTAGCCATTGCTAATAAACTTAATATACCTGCCTTGCGTGGTTCAGTTTTCTATAGTTTAGGTAATGCTCACATTAGCCAAGCTTTAGTTAAATATCGACAAGCAGATTCAGCAACACAACGGGGAGACGAACCGCAAAAACTTCTGGATGAAGGGAAACAAGCGGATACCAAGGCTTTAGAATATCTGCAAGCAAGTTTAAAGCTAGCCAGCAGTCAAAACGATGTTGTGGGAGAGATGCGATCGCATTTACGAATCATCCCCCTATATTACCGTAATCAGGAGACAACTAAGGCTACCAACAGCTTACAACAAGCAATTAGCTTATTAGAACGTTTACCACAAAATCGTGGAAGTGTGTATGCAGCTATCAACTTAGTGCATTTACTCCAACCTATCACCACTGAAACCACATCGAGACTTAGCTGTCTTGAACCTGAAACATCAGTAAAAGCAACAGTTTTACTGAATCAAGCCGCCACCATAGCTGAAAAAATCAGTGATTTTCGGGCAGAATCCTTTGCTTTAGGGGAATTAGGACATATATATGAATGTCGTCAAGAATATGCAAAAGCTCTGGAAATTACCAATAAAGCCAGATTAGCTGCTGAACAAGGCTTAAAAGCACAGGATAGTTTGTATTTGTGGGAATGGCAAACTGGACGCATTTTTAAAGCTCAGGGAAAAATAGATGCAGCGATTTCTGCTTATGAACGAGCAACTAATACTTTAGATACGATTCGTCGTGATATCTTAACAGCAAATCGAGATATTCAATTTGATTTCCGAGATACAATTGAGCCGATTTATCGTGATTTAGTAGCATTGAGATTGAGTTTAGCAGAACCAAGAGAAACTGCCAATAAATCCCTAGTTTCTCAAGATAGCAAGAATAATCTAAGTTCTATTCTCACCACAATGGATTCCCTAAAACTTGCAGAATTACAGAATTATTTTGGTGATGATTGTATTATTGCGCCCTTTGCCCAAACCAGCATACAAGCAAAAGGTGATCCAAAAACAGCTTTTTTAAATACTATTATCTTAGAAGATAAAATTGCAGTCATTTTAACTCTTCCAGGTGGTGAAAATAAATCAAGCTCAATTGCTATCAACCGCCAAGATTTTATCAACACAATTAACGACTTTCGCAGAAGCTTAGAAACTTACTACAATGACATTGGCGGATATGACACCAGACTAGCCAAACAAATGTATGATTGGCTGATTCAGCCTTTCACTACAGAACTCCAGAAATTTAACATCAAAACTTTGGTATTTATCCAAGATGGCATATTGCGAAGTGTACCGATGGCTGCACTTTATGATGGAGAACAATTTCTGATTCAAAAGTATGCTGTTGCCACAATTCCCAGTTTAAATCTGATTGATAGCAATCTTGCAAATCGCCGAAACTTGCGGATGTTGGCATTGGGTTTAACTGTCAATGCCACTATTAATCGTAAGATATATCAACCACTTTCTGAGGTGCAGACAGAAATAGATGGCGTGCTGGCGACGATTCCAGGGAAGAAACTACTTGATGATAATTTTACCAGCGATCGCCTAAATAAAGAACTAGAGCAACAAGCCTACCCAATTATCCACATCGCCACACATGGCGAATTTGGGACTGAACCAGAAGATACGTTTATTATTACAGGTAAAAAAGACACAACCACAGGCAATAATCAAACACTTTCTTTCAACCAATTAGAACAGCAAATTCGGAAAATTACTCACAGCAATCAGTCATTAGAATTGTTAACTTTAACTGCTTGTCAAACAGCCGTAGGGGATGAGCGTTCTGCATTAGGATTAGCAGGTGTTGCAGTCCAAGCAGGAGCAAAAAGCACCTTAGCCTCCCTGTGGGCAATTCAAGATAATTCCACAGCACAAATTGCTATTAGTTTCTACAACAAATTGTTAAATAATCCTACCATGAGTAAAGCGGAAGCTTTACAATCTGCTCAAATAGAAATGATTACCGGAAAAACAACAACAGGACAACTTGCTCACCCTGCTTATTGGTCGCCTTTAATTTTAATTGGTAATTGGCTGTAA
- a CDS encoding type II toxin-antitoxin system RelE/ParE family toxin produces the protein MYQIVWTEAAIDDLNRHHNFIKVNNDDAARRAVQAIVSSGESLQQNPHRGAIVDEIGGLRKLLVSFGKYGFIIHYVILEDDVVILHIYHGRENRPR, from the coding sequence ATGTACCAGATAGTTTGGACAGAAGCTGCAATTGATGACTTAAATCGTCATCACAATTTTATCAAAGTTAATAATGATGATGCAGCAAGACGCGCAGTACAAGCAATTGTCTCTTCAGGTGAGAGTCTACAACAAAATCCTCATCGAGGCGCAATTGTAGACGAGATAGGAGGATTGCGAAAACTTTTAGTTTCTTTTGGTAAATACGGCTTTATTATTCACTACGTTATTCTGGAAGATGATGTTGTGATATTACACATTTATCACGGACGAGAGAATCGACCTCGCTAA
- a CDS encoding DUF928 domain-containing protein: MSQNFFTLRQYLTSKLLFSCTLILYLILTTTAIAKYTPPKNPSNPTTPTGSNGSRGNGCQGDAKTSLTALAPLTYIGQTVSLQPTFVWFVPDSQSRKIEFTIYKYVNGKFEKIDTILMQSSPGIMTYSLANTKTSLSVGEKYLWQVALLCNLNHPSKNLIARAEIEVVTIAPSLKNALARTKEFLQRSDLYAEKGLWYDAMAEILNNSVNKASIFQLLVELKNLELDEISKISEPARKKSLQQQVLRLQEIIATEQLNLK, encoded by the coding sequence ATGAGTCAGAATTTCTTTACACTAAGACAATATTTAACTAGCAAACTGCTGTTTAGTTGCACTCTCATACTATATTTAATCCTCACAACTACAGCTATAGCTAAATACACACCCCCGAAAAATCCCTCTAATCCCACAACTCCTACTGGTTCCAATGGGAGCAGAGGTAATGGATGTCAAGGAGATGCAAAGACAAGCCTAACAGCCCTTGCACCGCTTACTTATATTGGACAAACGGTGTCTTTACAACCGACATTTGTTTGGTTTGTCCCAGATTCTCAAAGTCGAAAAATTGAATTTACTATTTATAAGTATGTGAATGGTAAGTTCGAGAAGATTGACACAATCCTGATGCAAAGTTCGCCGGGAATTATGACATATTCACTTGCTAATACTAAAACTAGTTTATCAGTGGGAGAAAAGTATTTATGGCAAGTTGCTTTATTATGTAACCTTAACCATCCTTCCAAAAATTTAATTGCTAGAGCTGAAATTGAAGTGGTGACAATAGCACCTAGTTTGAAGAATGCACTTGCTCGGACAAAGGAGTTTTTGCAACGTTCAGATTTATATGCTGAAAAAGGATTATGGTATGATGCAATGGCGGAAATACTAAATAATTCTGTTAATAAAGCATCAATTTTCCAGCTATTAGTAGAACTCAAAAATTTAGAACTAGACGAGATTAGCAAAATTTCCGAACCTGCGCGTAAGAAAAGTTTGCAACAACAAGTTTTGCGACTGCAAGAAATTATAGCGACTGAACAATTAAATCTTAAGTAG
- a CDS encoding CsgG/HfaB family protein codes for MNQNNLYQNKYLKLGLYVPAIASYLIINSGLFAVQSANAQETQIFQIAQQNNSASATREKPRVAVLDFDFSSVSNPSLLSVFSGGSKGVSDILVNKLVKNGNFVVIERSQIDAILREQNLGNSGRVDASTAAQIGRILGVEAVIIGSVTQFDIQQRQSGGGLFGFGAATTDTDAFVKLNIRVVNTNTAEILFVAEGNGNDSQSDTQVSVFGIGGGSATSNEGKLITKATEKAIDQVVAELNTKSANLAALPKPLPSVNAAIADITGNTVILNKGKSDGYRVGMKLSIERVTKQVKDPTNGRVIRSITQSIGMIELVDVDATSSVGKITTGGKFKVGDMAKPAQ; via the coding sequence ATGAATCAAAATAATTTATATCAAAACAAATATCTCAAATTGGGCTTATATGTGCCAGCGATCGCTTCCTATTTAATCATAAATTCAGGATTGTTTGCGGTACAATCAGCTAATGCCCAAGAAACACAGATTTTCCAAATAGCTCAACAGAATAATTCCGCATCAGCAACTAGAGAAAAACCGAGAGTTGCCGTTCTCGATTTTGATTTTAGCAGTGTTAGCAATCCTAGCTTATTATCAGTTTTTTCAGGAGGAAGTAAGGGTGTCAGCGATATTCTAGTCAATAAGTTAGTCAAAAACGGTAATTTTGTTGTCATTGAACGCAGTCAAATAGATGCTATTCTAAGAGAACAAAATTTAGGTAACTCTGGAAGAGTCGATGCTAGTACAGCAGCCCAAATTGGCAGAATTTTAGGTGTAGAAGCAGTAATCATTGGCTCAGTTACACAGTTTGACATTCAGCAACGACAATCTGGAGGCGGCTTATTTGGATTCGGTGCAGCAACCACTGATACCGATGCTTTCGTCAAATTAAATATTCGAGTAGTGAATACAAATACAGCCGAAATATTATTTGTAGCTGAAGGTAATGGTAATGATAGTCAGTCAGATACTCAAGTCAGCGTATTTGGTATTGGTGGCGGTTCTGCTACTAGTAATGAAGGCAAATTAATCACTAAAGCAACTGAAAAAGCCATCGATCAAGTAGTTGCTGAATTGAATACCAAATCAGCCAATTTAGCAGCCTTACCAAAACCTTTACCTAGTGTTAATGCAGCTATAGCTGATATCACTGGCAATACTGTAATTTTAAACAAAGGCAAATCTGATGGCTATCGAGTTGGGATGAAGCTATCAATAGAAAGAGTGACGAAACAAGTAAAAGACCCCACAAATGGTAGAGTAATTCGCAGTATTACCCAGTCAATAGGCATGATTGAACTAGTTGATGTGGATGCTACATCTAGCGTGGGCAAAATTACTACCGGGGGAAAATTCAAAGTTGGGGATATGGCTAAACCTGCTCAATAA
- a CDS encoding XisI protein translates to MDKLNEYRIKVKHLLTKYLQYKPSYGDVEVEQIFDNEHDHYQILSVGWNNQKRIYGPIVHLDIKNEKIWIQQNTTEADIALELMEMGVPKQDIVIGFHTPKMRYLSGFGVG, encoded by the coding sequence ATGGATAAATTAAATGAATATCGGATAAAAGTCAAGCACTTATTAACTAAATATCTCCAGTATAAACCCAGTTATGGCGATGTCGAAGTTGAACAGATTTTTGATAATGAACATGATCATTATCAAATTCTTAGTGTTGGATGGAATAATCAAAAAAGAATTTATGGGCCGATAGTTCATCTCGATATCAAGAATGAGAAAATTTGGATTCAGCAAAATACAACTGAAGCTGATATTGCTTTAGAATTGATGGAAATGGGTGTGCCTAAACAAGATATTGTTATTGGTTTTCATACACCAAAAATGCGCTATTTATCGGGGTTTGGGGTAGGATAA
- a CDS encoding element excision factor XisH family protein: MARDLFHNIVKSALQKDGWIVTDDPLNIRCGGVDVQIDLGAEQLISAQKAGEKIAVEIKNFVSASKISEFHMALGQFINYRTALRAEEPNRTLYLAVPLVIYNDFFNLPFIQTVVIENSLKLIIYNVETEEIERWIN; the protein is encoded by the coding sequence ATGGCTCGTGATTTATTCCACAATATTGTGAAGTCTGCATTACAAAAAGATGGCTGGATCGTCACAGATGATCCGCTAAATATTCGATGTGGTGGAGTTGATGTTCAGATTGATCTGGGTGCGGAGCAACTTATATCTGCCCAGAAAGCAGGAGAAAAAATAGCAGTTGAAATTAAAAATTTTGTCAGTGCCTCAAAGATTTCAGAATTTCATATGGCACTAGGACAGTTCATTAATTATCGTACTGCTTTACGGGCTGAAGAGCCAAATAGAACCTTATATTTAGCAGTACCATTAGTAATTTATAACGACTTCTTCAACTTACCTTTTATTCAAACTGTAGTCATTGAAAACTCTTTAAAGCTAATTATCTATAACGTTGAGACGGAGGAAATAGAAAGATGGATAAATTAA